DNA sequence from the Mus caroli chromosome X, CAROLI_EIJ_v1.1, whole genome shotgun sequence genome:
AGTCCAGGCAGCTCAATAAGCCTGTGAGCAAGCTGGGGAAGGCAGCAGCAGACAACTCTTGCTCCTGAGCCCCATTCAACAGCTCAAAAGTGCTTAGGAGAAACgagaaagtggtgtgtgtgtgtgtgtgtgtgtgtgtgtgtgtgcacatgcttctGCCCTTGGGGCAGCACGAAATGACATGGGAAAGGAGGAATGAATGGAAGGAGGAAAGTGATGTTGCTCTTCCTTACCATCAAGAGGAACCTAAATCATGACCCCCTCCCACCATTCAGAAAGTCACCTGGCAGTGATAAGTTGCTCTTGTCCCTCAAAACCCACAAAGCTAACCCACAAAGGAACAAGGGCTTGAGGAGAGAGAACTGCTGGCCCATACTGACTCATTAGCTAGTGAGCAAAATATAGACAGCCAGAGTAGGGAGCCATAAAAGGATAGGGGCTAGGCAATAGGAGCACCCTACTACCCTATGGCTTTTTTTGACTTTGCAGTAACCATGACGATGGGCCCAGAAAACCCATACATCCTGCTCTACACATTGAACTGCTTAAACTCTAGGATTGCTGCCATGAAAAACAACAGgggagaggaaaaacaaacaaacaaaaaactgctgAGAAAACTGGGAGTAGgcctagaaaaaaataagttttgggTTTCTACCACCTTccccaaaaagaaaatttttcaTGCAGGTAGGAAAAGCAGGGATTCTCCCTATTCAGTGTTCCTGGTTAAACCTAAGAATAAGAAAAAGGCCCTAGACTTGCAGCATAAGTAATATATCCCAGTGCCTCACCAgcacaacccccctccccccaaattagCCTTCTGGTATAGTTAAAATGCCCAAGAAATTGCCTTCCAGTCcaatccctcccccaccccaaccccaagcAAAGAACATCTGCCTGTGGTTTCCCACCTCTCTTCAGAGAAGAGATACTAGCAGAGCGCCCACACGGTGTAGTCTGGTACCAAGGGCACAATGCAGGACGGTCTATCAAGCCAGGGGATGGGTAGCCAACTTCAgatcaaaaagagagagaggcttaGTGTAAAAACCAATGTCATTTCAGCAGGAAAAGTAGAGGGCAAGTGGTGAGAGGGACTCCTACTGGCGCACCTTCCCAGGGACGTAGTTCCTATCAATTGCCTCCTCCTGCAGGAACATGTGTAGACAGCGTTCATTCTGAGCCAGTGGGTGCCCAGCAATTCTATAAAGAGACCAGAGTGGTTATCAGTAGTATCTAGGATCAGAGAGATTTGGCAGGGGAATAGGAATGTGAAGAGGGGAGAAAGGTTTGAGCCTCTAGAGGACAACAGTAGGGTATGGCCTAAACTgtaagaaagaagggaaatggaACAGAAGGACAAGGTAGGGAAATTCCTAGTTAAAAGGGTTAACATGCATTATACTCTCAGGCCTTGGCATACAGGATCTGAATTCACAGGAATGGAGTTTTACCATCTCCAGTTTGCCCACTATATCATATTACCATTACAAAAGGACaaagtagacaaaaaaaaatataagaacatCATGATGGGCTGGGAGTATAATAGTTTAGAGGTAGAGTGCTTGACTAGCACATGCAAGGCTGTGGAGTCAATCCCCGGCAAAAAGGGAAAGAACCAAGTATGGAATgaaggaggacagggaggagagagaaaaatggggaagggagggtgtTAAAGAAACATTTCATAATGGCAAAAGCAGTATGCAAAGCAGCCAAGAATTTGGCTTACTTGTTAATAAACTGTTCGAGGCCTTGCCTCCTTTCTTCAATGAAAGACTCCTCAAAGATCCCTTCATCTCCTCGGAAAGGGAGCTGCCGCTTCAAGGCtttcccaggcagtggtggtactaCGATCTGCAGTCAAATAGCAGCCCAGTTGGAGAgggcaagaaagaagaaagcaaatgagATGGTAAAatgtcttctccctcttcctccatccctccttccttctttccctccctccttccctgttttcctccctccctttccataGCTTCAAACTGTCTAAGTAGCCAAGGATgcccttaaacttctgatccttctgcctccacctgctAAGTAAAGGGTATTTCTCAGCTCTTTTATGCTTGGGATCTACAATGCCCCAGGTCCAGCTAAGATCTTAGAACAGTAAGCATGGCTCATATGAATCCAACTTGATTTCTGTGGAAGGACAGAGTTACTATCTCAATGAAGGAAATAAACTTCAAGTACTCTTCACTTTCTTTAATAATCCTGTACCATCCAAGCATTTAGCTTTTCTTGATACAGCTTTGCACTTATAGATGCTTACTAACtttacaaaaaaaacccaaaataatagTTGAAAATATTGTTCATGGGGCTGAGGAGAGGGCTCATCTGGTAAAAGCATTGGCTGCACACGCATGAGAACTTGAATGTGGACTCCAGGACACAAACAAAAGTCCAGCTGGgagtggaaggcagagacaggagaatcactagAGATTGCTGGcccagctccagattcagtgagaaaccctgtctagaaggTATGAAGCAGAGAGATAGAGCAGGCAGGATACATAACCtgctcttctggcctgtgtgtgACCTCACACCATATAATACATGCACACgcaagcgcgcacacacacacacacttttataaaTAATAAGTCCTAAACTTATCTCTTTCAAGTTTCAAAGGGTATCCCCCCAGAACCAGTATATTGGGAATGAGTCCATAAGAATGTGTTCCCCCTTATTACCCAATTCAAGATTTTTACAGGCTGTGATCTTACACCCAAACCTATAGAGATCTCCTCCTCCAATGGTACTAATTAGGAGATGAGCTGTACCTTACTATCTCGCTCCAGTTCATTTTTCAGCCACTCAAAGTCACTATAGCGTCGCCGTACACAGGATTCTTTCAGCTTGAAGATGGGTAGGTTTGTCTacagggaaggaagaatgaaaagaagccaAGTGCTGTGGCATGTAATTTtaacacttaggaggctgagtcaggaggatcagcagtcagTGTAGGGCCAACCTATACCATCTAGGGAATTCCAGATCAGCTGGgcctacatggtgagaccctatctcaaatgtaaaaaaaaaaaaaaacaaactgaaaacaggCAATAAGTTCTGTTCAACCTGTGGGGATCATCTGTCAGAAACAGTAGTTCCTATGGGACTAAGGATATCTCTCAGTGGAAGAGGACTTCCCTAGTCTGTATAAACACCTGGCTTTGACTcccagcaaaaaagaaaaagtgctcCTATAGACTACATAGCTAAAATTCTTCCAAAACACTACCAGGTGAATATTAACCCTCACCATACCCAATCATATCACAATTGGGGATCAGAAGTCCCTTGCTGGGGCtactcagtagtagagcacttacCAACATGCTCAAGGCTCTTGGTTCCTCCCCacaaatgcacaaataaaatCTTTTGCTACTTAAAATTTATCTTACAGAGAAGACTCTCAGTCGTGTTATAATGTACGTTATAGTGGTAAATCACGAATTATTTGGGCTCAGATTGGTTTCCCACCCCCACTTCAGACCCATGCATGTTTTGTCTCAAAGTGTCCTCcaaggccccccccccccgtttagGGTTGTGCTCCCCTTCCCTACCTCTGTGatatggaagaaaaagaataacaaaacaccCCAACAGTAAAAACAGTCATTGAGAACTAGAAGGTAAATTATTTCCAACAGATGTGTATCCTGATATAATAATGCctgcagttacagagacaaagtttggagctaagaagatagatggactatccagagactaccccacccagggatccatcccataatcagccaccaaacccagacactattgcatatgccagcaagatttttctgaagggaccctgttatagctgtctcgtatgaggctatgacagtgcctggcaatcacagaagtggatgctcacagtcagctattggatggaacacagggcccccaatggaggagctagagaaagtacccaaggagctgaaggggtctgcaaccctataggtggaacaacaatatgaactaaccagtaccccaccagagcttgtgtctctagctgcatatgtagcagaaaatggcctagtcggccatcactgggaagagaggtcccttggtattgcaaactttatatgccccagtacaggggaacgccagggccaagaagtgggagtgggtgggtaggggagcaggaaggaagggaacttttgggatagcatttgaaatgtatataaagaaaatatataatatatatatatacatatatatatatgtatatatatatatatatatatatatatatatatgtgtatgtataaaacaaaatGCCTGCAGTGGGAAAGAAAAGCTAAAGTTCAGCCATGGGAAGAAAGCTCAATCAGGAACTCCAGCTAACTGCCTACCTTCCCTAGCTGTTTTCTACTGGAGGTTATGGATCCCTGACTTGAGgttacctttctgttgctatttgttcttttacttggAAGCCTCCTCTGAAAGAACATTCTGCTCTGTCTGAGACTGTCTGTCTGGCGAACTCCAGCTGGCTtcctgaaaggcacttccccagTCAAGTTCTGCTGGATATGTTGAGTGCCTGACTTGACAATGTTTTGCTATCTGTCCtttgctatttattattttactctgGCTTGCCATATACTGAAACTTACTCATTCAAAATCAATAGTATGGTTATTGCAGATCATTCTCTAGACCTCTAAGACATTCTACCTTTGCCTTCCTAttccaaacttttcttttctattctataCATCCTAGTTCAATGCAAACGTCATTCAGAAAATCTTTCCTGATAATAGCAGCCGGGTACATTGTGGTCTACCTCCCCTCTGATCCCTtctgcatttatatttttcttgagaccttgtctctatcctaagctggcttcaaactccctatgtagctgaggataccTTTGAACATTTTGTCTTCTTGCCTCCTTATGAAATTACAGTAGTGTACTATTACACCCAGTTCATGAAGTACTGGGAGTCAAGCCCCAGAGCTTTATACATGCTAGGTAAGTATTTAGCAAATACAGCCACTTTCCCATTTATAAGGGTTTtgttatgtagcagaggatgaccttgaactcaatcCTTTCACCTCTACAGTTTATAAAGTGTCACATCACtaggttttctttattcatcCTGTTTGTTGTCTTATGTGACTAAATTATGATCTTAAGATCAACATTTTACTATAATGCTACATGTCAGTATTTTCACCTGTTTCACCCTTTAAGCATTTCCattggatgtttttattttaaaggatgcTATACTGTCAGCACattttgtgtgttattttcttttcaagaatgtcatcatttctcaaataaataaacccagattcacgataaaaaaaaaaatcaaccaccTGACTATGTGAGGTGGTGGtgtatccctttaatcccagaacatgagaggcagaagtgggcagatctctgtgagtttgaggccaagccaCTACAcagagttctagaccagccagaaCAGTATAGTTGACATACtactgtcataaaaaaaaaaaatcaacaaccaTGACAAGTTTTGCTTCTCccaaaatataaattatcaaTATTCAATTACTAAATAGAAACCCTATATATCTAGTTACCCCTTTCCTAAAACCTGCAGAATGAACAGCCACTATAAAAGTTGGTTCTCTGTAACATAATCATTCCTACATCTTAATCACTAAGATGACTCCTCAGGCTCTGGTGGAAAGAGGACCTTATAACAAAAGCCCAAATCTTCGTTCCCGTCTACAAATTCTAAATGAAAATGGTCAAATACATCTATTAATCTAGACTATATTTCTTCCCAGCCAATTCAAAGCAatatgtaaatagaaaaaaaagaaagaaagaaaaaaaatgaaactaccTCTTTCTTCTCTACACGATTGCCTCTTGGCAAGAAAGGAGTATCTTGGAgtgctggtagagcctcacaTGATCCTTACTATATCAACTCTTACAGTCCCCAAGTCTTGAAATCTCCTCCTCAGCCAAATAACAGACCATTGTCATTAGCTCCAACTTTACCCAAAATCTTTAAGGTCCAAGAAATATCAATGGTTGAAAAAAGtctaatataaatacattttgtcaTTTAAACAATTCTTAAAATGGAGAGGGAGAATCAGGCTTTCTTTAGGATGTGGCCCACTGTATGTCCACAATGCTGCAGTGAATGGTCCCATACCTGAAGTATATGAGCAAAACAAATTGGACTggatgcttttgctttgtttttaaagaagactCAAAGTTGAAGAGATAGGGAGGTAGAGATGGATCAGAAAGGAATTAGGGGGGAATGTAGGTATGAATATGGTCAtgatacattgtatgaaattctcaaagaacaaaagcatttttaaaaaaggaataaacaaGTGATCAAACATGATGACTAAGACCTGTAATGCCAGTACTTGAGAAGTAGAAATCGGAGGATCAGTAACTGAAAGTCactctcagctacacagtgagttttaggacaaccTAGGCTACACAAAACttagaaaggaacaaaagaaaagaaaaaataagaaactgGAGGCTGATCAGAAGAATGGGCAAGTAACGGTGACAACTAAGTTTGATTCCTACAAAACCACATGATAGGAAAGAACCAagtccttcaagttgtcctctgacgtgCTCTGTAAACCTTCCTCTGGACACAAAATGAATACAAATGTAATTTCAAAAAACgtgaagaggctggagagatgactcagtgcttgAGAGCACTTACAGAGGAccatggttcaattcccagcacccacatggcagctcaccactatctctaactccagttccaggatgtATATGATTCAAACACATGTTTGAGCAAAACACTAAATAGatataagacaaataaaccttttttaagtttttgattttaaaaagaaactggaaacttTCTTGAAAGGAAAGCCTCTGGTAATGCCATTTAGAGACTGTTCATACAGTATACTAACTGAATTTTATACTATGTGCATGTATTAACTGTTATTAACTGTTTAAAATTCATCCATTATAGAAAAATTTATCAGAATCCCCTAAGAGGAAAAAAGACATTTAGGATCATAGGATTATAGATTTGCACTAGTATTTACTAAAGATATTGTGTTCCCTAAACAGTAGAAACATAACTagtgaaaataaagtaaaaggagaaagaaaacacaaaattcaagtccacaTTGAAATGTCCATATGTACAATGACGTGAGGCCATCATTGCACCTCTCCAGACTCCTCAGGCAGGTAGGATCCATTcctgaataaaattaaagagaatagcttcatcaatatttattaaaaggagctgaaggggtaggATCAATGAGGAGTATGTgtccagcatgcatgaagcctgaATTAAATTTCCaggatcagaaaaataaatacaaatgacaaatgattTTAGTACCTTTCTAAACACTAGAGTTCAATAAAACAGCCAAAGCCTCCAATCAACTCAAACCCACAGAATAAAGAAGCACCAAGAACTCCATCAATATTATATAACTGGAACTgtggaagagactgaggaaaatgCTGAGGATACGggggtgacgcacacctttagtcccagcacttggaaatcaggtgcaggtggatctgagttccaggaaagcctaatctacagagtgagttccaggacagccagagctacacagagaaaccctgtctcaaagcaaaacaaagtctCAGTGTACATTTTGCATACTAAGTTTTGCAACTAAAGTTTTAACAAAGTCATGGAAAGAACATGGACTTTGGAGTCAGAGAGTTGGTTTCAAATCCAGACGTCTTATACATTACACGTACTTGGGGAAATTACAGAAACTGCATGCTTTCctgatttctgtttttgaaaaaaggtatacaaaaaaataaaacctaggtGGGCaaagtgacacatgcctttaatcctagcatgtgggaggcagaggctggtggacttctgagtttgaggccagcctggtctacaaagcaagttctaggacagccagggctacacagagaaacttggtatcagaaaaaaaaaattttttttaaagaaactaaaaccaaGTTTGGGGCTTGGCCCATAGTAGGGACTAGTTGGATGGTCTCTGTTATCAGAATTCCTAGAGAACTATTTCCTTACTAATCCCTAAGGTTCTTATGCACCTAGACAAGGTGAACAGAACCCTAGAGGCACTCTTTACACTGAACAAGTTAGACTTAGGGTCCCTTGAGTAGTCAAGCCTCCCTCCATGATCACCTCTCTTCTCTCAGTTTGAAGAAGGTAAATCCCATCCTTCTCGAAAGAGAACATTTCAAATAGTCTAGCCTCCATAAAACAGTTGTGCCTCATGCTGTGATCACTTTCTGCCCCCTCTCAATTTAGAGGGTGCCATTGCTCCGTAAGATTGTCAGGCACAGGCAGAACAAACATTCTTAATtcaattcatctttaaaaaaaaatgagaacttcATATGACTCATAGATCTTCAAAGCTATTCAAAAGGGATACTGTTCGAAAAGAATATCCTGGATCTCTAACCtgagaagaaaacacaagtaaaaaagaaaaaaatggttcttaaatttttttaaactgtacCATTTCaactgggcaaaaaaaaaaaaatacctgtgaACCATGTACTCTATCTTGCACTGTGGACTAAGCACTGTGGACTAAAAGAATAAAGTCCCCTGGGGTGCAGACTAGAAGAAGCCATTCCTGGAGCCCTTCTGAAATGTCATGTATTAAAGTAACTACAGATTAGGGGAAGACAAGGCAAATGCTGCCTTTCTCAAAAACCCTAAGTGAGCGCCAATAAAACCTGAAGTCACCATTCTGGATACTTCACATCTAAAGGCTCAGCAGAGGATGGGAGCAGCAGCTGACAATCCCCCAATCCCAGTGCAGGGCCGGGTTTCACGTGAGACATGACATTGTGGTACCTAAGAAACTTAAGCATAAAACAGTTCTCTCTTGCAGATGTCAATCTTACACAAGTCAGCAAAGCATTCTGTCTCCAAATTGCTTTTCCACTGCTCCCATAAGCCCACTGTCTCCCTTTCCTTCACTCACTCTTGCCTTAAACTAAAGGTTTTGCTTAACTCCATCATCCCAGAGAAATCTTATTAGGAAGAAGCTGagccctcctgccctcccccctTTGGAATGGCTTCCCATAACCTAGTTTAGTTATAGAACCCAGCGATACATCGCCTTGGCTTTCCATCCCCCAGCCTTCTTCCATCCTCCCCTCCCGTCCTGTCAATCATGTTCTAGTCTACTTGAATTCCTCCCTAATCTTTGTCCATCGTCCACACCCTGTCCAGCCATGCCTCACTTCTTCCTTGTGAGTACTTGTTTTCCTTCATCCCCGCCCCAAGTCCCCTCTGGACTTTTCTGTACCCTCGGGCCACAGCTGAgtctgcagcctcctctccaaACCTTCCAAGCCCTAACCCTCACATGACCCCTCCAAGGCGGCCCGCCGTTAGTCGtccccatgccccctcccctcccgctCCGTCCTCCCTCAGCTGTCTCCCTCACCCCGTGACTCACCCGCATGCGAACCTCATAGGTGGTGAAGCGCGCGCGGCCCACGCCCACCGTCTGTGGATTAAAGATGTCTATCTCCAGGAAGTTACTAGGCGGCCCGTAAGCGTCGGTCAGGTCTTGGGGCTTCGAGTTAAGGCGCCTAGTGTCAGCCACTGCCGTGTCCGACATCTTTCCGAAGAAGAGCCCGGTACCGGcgaagggggtgggggacagaggcCTGAGGCAAGAGCGCGCACAGCCCCTCCCGCTTGCAAAATAACCAGCCAACCCCCAGACGGCGGCggcgcgcacgcgcgcacgcatgcgcgcacgcacacaccgCCCGAGCCTCGGGCCCTTCACTCTGAATAGTTGCCATGCTGACTAGGGCTGGTACTCTCTGATGCAAGCGTCATTCAGACTTCCGGGTGGTACTGGTAGCAGCCCCGGAACCTGCATCTCCAATACTCACTGCCCCAGTAGTTTGAGAAGCACCACACGCATGCTCCTCCAATCTGTGTCCCTCAACCCAAGAAATTGGCTCATCCCGTGCATCAATCAAGCAGTGGGCACTGCCCCACAA
Encoded proteins:
- the Snx12 gene encoding sorting nexin-12 isoform X1, whose protein sequence is MSDTAVADTRRLNSKPQDLTDAYGPPSNFLEIDIFNPQTVGVGRARFTTYEVRMRTNLPIFKLKESCVRRRYSDFEWLKNELERDSKIVVPPLPGKALKRQLPFRGDEGIFEESFIEERRQGLEQFINKIAGHPLAQNERCLHMFLQEEAIDRNYVPGKLATHPLA
- the Snx12 gene encoding sorting nexin-12 isoform X2 codes for the protein MSDTAVADTRRLNSKPQDLTDAYGPPSNFLEIDIFNPQTVGVGRARFTTYEVRMRTNLPIFKLKESCVRRRYSDFEWLKNELERDSKIVVPPLPGKALKRQLPFRGDEGIFEESFIEERRQGLEQFINKIAGHPLAQNERCLHMFLQEEAIDRNYVPGKVLGEKDC